A window of the Paenibacillus woosongensis genome harbors these coding sequences:
- a CDS encoding DeoR/GlpR family DNA-binding transcription regulator — translation MLVAERYEYIIQMINEKGSMRVSELSELCGVTEETIRRDLDRLEQAGRLRRSHGGAVSVKPKGDVPEIPYAEREITHAEQKMRIADEAVKRIQPNERILLDASTTAWYMASKLPDIPLTVLTNSIRVATELSGKEKIEVISTGGLLASRSMSFVGPLAERSLESYYVDKMFLSCKGVHLDRGISESNELQARIKQKMVAIADQVILLADASKFGQQGFTHVMNLEQVSAIITDEGIAEETLVALTDRSISVTVV, via the coding sequence ATGCTGGTAGCTGAACGCTATGAATATATCATACAGATGATCAATGAGAAGGGAAGCATGCGGGTCTCGGAGCTTAGCGAGCTTTGCGGCGTTACCGAGGAGACGATTCGGCGCGATCTCGACCGCTTGGAGCAGGCCGGGCGGCTTCGGCGCTCCCATGGTGGAGCCGTGAGCGTCAAGCCAAAGGGAGATGTGCCGGAGATCCCCTATGCAGAACGCGAAATTACGCACGCCGAGCAGAAAATGCGGATCGCGGATGAGGCGGTCAAACGGATTCAACCGAATGAACGCATCCTGCTGGATGCGAGTACGACCGCTTGGTATATGGCATCCAAGCTTCCGGATATCCCGCTTACCGTGCTGACCAACTCGATTCGCGTCGCTACCGAGCTTAGCGGCAAAGAGAAAATCGAAGTGATCTCCACGGGCGGGCTGCTGGCGAGCCGCTCCATGTCGTTCGTCGGCCCGCTCGCCGAGCGCTCGCTTGAATCCTATTATGTAGATAAAATGTTCCTCTCCTGCAAAGGGGTTCATCTTGATCGCGGGATCAGCGAATCCAACGAGCTGCAGGCCCGCATCAAGCAAAAGATGGTGGCCATCGCCGATCAGGTGATTCTGCTGGCCGATGCCAGCAAATTCGGGCAGCAGGGCTTTACCCATGTCATGAACCTCGAGCAGGTGAGCGCGATTATTACGGACGAGGGTATTGCGGAGGAGACGCTGGTCGCTCTAACCGACCGGTCGATATCCGTAACAGTCGTGTAA